One Streptomyces sp. R28 DNA window includes the following coding sequences:
- a CDS encoding type I polyketide synthase, whose amino-acid sequence MMGTQVEEIVQALRTSLVENERLRQQHQRLVDERTEPIAVVAMSCRLPGGVRSPEDLWRLVLDGEDAMSGFPDGRGWDMGGLRGLGDSGITPEGGFVHHADAFDPVLFGISPREALAMDPQQRLLLEAAWEVLERAGVDPTSVRGTDTGVFVGASSSGYSAGMYGDAEGSESFLLTGSAGSVLSGRLSYSFGLEGPAVTVDTACSSSLVALHMAVRSLRGGECSLALAGGVTVMASPGAFVEFSKQGGLAGNGRCKSFAAAADGTGWGEGVGVLLLERLSDARRNGHQVLAVVRGSAVNQDGASNGLTAPSGPAQRRVIGQALADAGLTPADVDAVEAHGTGTTLGDPIEAQALLATYGRQRSAGQPLLLGTVKSNIGHTQAAAGVIGAIKTVLALGHGVLPRTLHVDEPTPHVDWSSGAVSLLTEAVAWPDTGRPRRAGVSAFGLSGTNAHLILEQAPHAEPTTDPVDAGATGAPLPVVPLLVSGRTDEALRGQAARLLDRLRDTPDVPLTDLGRTLAVSRAALDRRAVLLAGDHVGLLRGLTALAADEPGSGVVRGAVRVAGGTAFLFTGQGSQRLGMGEELHALFPAFADALDAACARFDPHLRTPLRAVMSGTDADLLDRTEYAQPALFAFEVALHRLLESWGVRPDAVAGHSVGELAAAHVAGVLTLEDACTLVAARGRLMQAMPAGGRMVSVEASEQEVRESLERVRGSLAGRPDAALSIAAVNGPAAVVVSGDRESVDEVAALWAARGRRHKELRTSHAFHSAHMDAMLDEFRSVADGLTFRRPQIDVVSALTGERLTEEQAVSADHWTRQVRETVRFADAVRRLSDDNVSTFVELGPDGVLTALARGCLADRTDVRQPLLAAAQRRDRPAAQALFHLLAELHVQGRPLDWDAVFAGRGAHRIDLPTYAFQRQRYWPAPPAARADAPEPAAEDGGFWSAVEHGGTAAVARLLDAPEEDEAALRTVLPALAAYRKRYTRDTLIGDWRYRTTWEPVTPPDSPSVSGSWLVVGPDTIAAAEVARTLRAHGATVLRVPLAGADRDTLADAVNRLWPDPALPPMAGVLSLEALAAPADGNCSDGALAATAALLQALGDNGISAPLWCLTSGAVHAEDADPAPDPVAAQLWGLARVVALEHPERWGGVVDLPGTLDESALTRLVRVLGAGDHEDQLAVRASGVLGRRLVRARPEDREPVRRWTPHGTVLLTGAVGERGAHVAGWLAEEGADHVVLAGADAEQAAVVQERVTAAGAKVTVLPDHVADCPDLAVRIGQLARLSHVTALVHIAQPTAVGVPLAETEPAELARAVRAETGLARILDGALTAPELEAFVVFSSTAATWGSGGFAVHAAVGAAMDAIVEARRQRGLPGTSIAWVPWAGAVPGAGDEQLRRRGVRPLRPGRAVLALQQALDHDDTCVAIADIDWARFTPAFTIARRSALLTGIPEARAVLAAPVAEAQPGESPAALAARLESCSAPDRYQLLLELVRGRAASVLGHASAGSVDLDRDFLEQGFDSLTALELRDSLQAGIGLDGLSGTLLFDHPTPSELARHLSALLADGNTGGDGGAAGTSPTVPPATAGPAAGNSGGILGPLFRHTRSLGESTEYAKALLRLAEFRPVYTDPAELPRPASVVRLASGRGRDASGGRRGGSGEELPPLFCCCTMSMLSGAHEYARLAAGFRGSRSVYALPHPGFADGETLPASFDVLMRTHAASVLRTAGDGPFVLTGHSGGAQLANSLAHELAGQGRPPAAVVLLDSYPTESEVMAQWVPELLDGMLERDSAYTPMDDFRTTAWAAYLPLLHGVAPQPVEVPTLLMRASTPLREWTGEGDWRAFWPLPHTAVDAPGDHFTLIGDHAADVARQMQEWLRSEGC is encoded by the coding sequence ATGATGGGGACGCAGGTCGAAGAGATCGTCCAGGCACTGAGGACGTCTCTCGTGGAGAACGAGCGGCTGCGTCAACAGCACCAGCGCCTCGTCGACGAACGCACCGAGCCCATCGCCGTCGTGGCGATGAGCTGCCGCCTGCCGGGCGGCGTCCGGTCACCGGAGGACCTCTGGCGGCTCGTCCTGGACGGCGAGGACGCCATGTCGGGCTTCCCCGACGGGCGCGGCTGGGACATGGGCGGGCTGCGCGGCCTCGGGGATTCGGGCATCACCCCGGAGGGCGGCTTCGTCCACCACGCCGACGCCTTCGACCCGGTGCTCTTCGGCATCAGCCCCCGCGAGGCGCTGGCGATGGACCCGCAGCAGCGGCTCCTCCTCGAAGCCGCCTGGGAGGTGCTCGAAAGGGCCGGGGTCGACCCCACGTCCGTACGGGGCACCGACACAGGGGTGTTCGTGGGCGCCTCCTCGTCGGGATACAGCGCGGGCATGTACGGCGATGCCGAGGGCAGCGAGAGCTTCCTGCTCACCGGCAGCGCGGGCAGCGTCCTGTCGGGCCGGCTCTCCTACAGCTTCGGCCTGGAGGGACCGGCGGTGACCGTGGACACCGCCTGCTCCTCGTCGCTGGTGGCGCTCCACATGGCCGTCCGCTCGCTGCGCGGCGGCGAGTGCTCGCTGGCGCTCGCGGGCGGCGTGACGGTCATGGCGTCCCCCGGCGCGTTCGTCGAGTTCAGCAAGCAGGGAGGGCTGGCCGGCAACGGCAGGTGCAAGTCGTTCGCGGCTGCCGCCGACGGCACCGGCTGGGGCGAGGGCGTGGGCGTACTGCTGCTGGAGCGGCTGTCCGACGCGCGACGCAACGGCCACCAGGTCCTGGCCGTGGTGCGGGGCAGCGCCGTCAACCAGGACGGCGCGAGCAACGGCCTCACCGCGCCCAGCGGCCCGGCCCAGCGCAGGGTGATCGGCCAGGCCCTCGCCGACGCCGGGCTGACACCCGCCGACGTCGACGCGGTGGAGGCGCACGGCACGGGCACGACGCTGGGCGACCCGATCGAGGCCCAGGCGCTCCTTGCGACGTACGGTCGCCAGCGGTCCGCCGGGCAGCCGTTGCTGCTCGGCACGGTCAAGTCGAACATCGGCCACACACAGGCCGCGGCCGGGGTGATCGGCGCGATCAAGACGGTCCTCGCACTCGGCCACGGCGTGCTGCCGCGCACCCTGCACGTCGACGAGCCGACCCCGCACGTCGACTGGTCGAGCGGCGCCGTGTCACTGCTGACCGAGGCCGTCGCCTGGCCGGACACCGGGCGGCCGCGGCGGGCCGGGGTCTCCGCCTTCGGGCTGAGCGGCACCAACGCTCACCTGATTCTCGAACAGGCCCCGCACGCCGAGCCCACGACGGACCCGGTCGACGCCGGGGCCACGGGCGCCCCGCTGCCCGTCGTGCCGCTCCTGGTCTCCGGACGCACGGACGAGGCGCTGCGCGGACAGGCCGCCCGGCTCCTCGACCGGCTGCGCGACACCCCGGACGTGCCGCTGACGGATCTCGGGCGGACGCTCGCCGTGTCCCGCGCGGCCCTGGACCGCCGCGCGGTGCTCCTGGCGGGCGACCACGTCGGCCTGCTGCGGGGGCTCACGGCGCTGGCCGCGGACGAGCCGGGCTCGGGTGTGGTCCGCGGCGCGGTGCGCGTCGCGGGCGGTACCGCCTTCCTGTTCACCGGGCAGGGCAGCCAGCGCCTCGGCATGGGCGAGGAACTCCACGCGCTGTTCCCCGCCTTCGCAGACGCCCTGGACGCCGCCTGCGCCCGGTTCGACCCGCATCTGCGGACGCCGCTGCGCGCGGTGATGTCCGGCACCGACGCGGACCTGCTGGACCGGACCGAGTACGCCCAGCCCGCGCTGTTCGCCTTCGAAGTGGCCCTCCACCGGCTCCTGGAGTCATGGGGGGTGCGCCCGGACGCGGTGGCCGGTCACTCGGTGGGAGAGCTCGCCGCCGCGCACGTCGCGGGCGTCCTGACCCTGGAGGACGCCTGCACGCTGGTCGCGGCGCGTGGCCGGCTGATGCAGGCGATGCCCGCGGGCGGCCGCATGGTCTCCGTCGAGGCGTCGGAGCAGGAGGTGCGGGAGTCGCTGGAGCGGGTGCGGGGCTCGCTGGCGGGCCGCCCCGACGCCGCCCTGTCGATCGCCGCGGTCAACGGCCCCGCGGCCGTCGTCGTCTCCGGCGACCGCGAGTCGGTCGACGAGGTCGCGGCACTGTGGGCGGCGCGCGGCCGCAGGCACAAGGAGCTGCGGACCAGCCACGCCTTCCACTCGGCCCACATGGACGCGATGCTGGACGAGTTCAGGTCCGTCGCCGACGGCCTGACGTTCCGTCGGCCGCAGATCGACGTCGTCAGCGCGCTGACCGGCGAACGGCTCACCGAGGAGCAGGCGGTCTCCGCCGACCACTGGACCCGGCAGGTCAGGGAGACCGTCCGCTTCGCCGACGCCGTCCGGCGGCTGAGCGACGACAACGTCTCCACGTTCGTGGAGCTCGGGCCCGACGGGGTGCTGACCGCACTCGCCCGGGGCTGCCTCGCCGACCGGACCGATGTCCGCCAGCCGCTGCTCGCCGCCGCGCAGCGACGCGACCGGCCGGCGGCACAGGCGCTCTTCCACCTGCTCGCCGAGCTCCATGTGCAGGGCCGGCCCCTCGACTGGGACGCGGTGTTCGCGGGCCGGGGCGCGCACCGCATCGACCTGCCGACGTACGCCTTCCAGCGGCAGCGGTACTGGCCTGCGCCCCCCGCGGCCCGCGCCGACGCGCCGGAACCCGCTGCCGAGGACGGCGGCTTCTGGAGCGCGGTGGAACACGGCGGGACCGCCGCGGTGGCGCGGCTCCTGGACGCGCCGGAGGAGGACGAGGCCGCGCTGCGCACGGTCCTTCCGGCCCTGGCCGCGTACCGCAAGCGCTACACGCGCGACACCCTGATCGGCGACTGGCGCTACCGGACGACCTGGGAGCCGGTCACGCCCCCCGACTCCCCGTCGGTGTCGGGCAGTTGGCTGGTCGTCGGCCCGGACACGATCGCCGCCGCCGAGGTGGCGCGGACGCTGCGCGCACACGGGGCCACGGTGCTGCGCGTCCCCCTCGCGGGCGCGGACCGGGATACCCTCGCCGACGCGGTGAACCGGCTGTGGCCGGACCCCGCGCTGCCGCCGATGGCGGGCGTGCTGTCCCTGGAGGCGCTGGCCGCCCCCGCGGACGGGAACTGCTCCGACGGCGCGCTGGCGGCGACGGCCGCCCTGTTGCAGGCACTGGGTGACAACGGCATCTCCGCGCCCCTGTGGTGCCTGACCTCGGGTGCCGTGCACGCCGAGGACGCCGACCCCGCCCCGGACCCGGTGGCCGCTCAACTCTGGGGCCTGGCACGGGTCGTGGCGCTGGAGCACCCCGAACGGTGGGGCGGCGTCGTCGACCTGCCCGGCACCCTCGACGAGAGCGCCCTGACCCGCCTCGTGCGGGTGCTCGGCGCCGGGGACCACGAGGACCAGCTCGCCGTACGCGCCTCGGGCGTCCTGGGGCGCCGTCTGGTCCGCGCCCGCCCCGAGGACCGGGAGCCGGTGCGCCGCTGGACCCCGCACGGCACCGTCCTGCTGACCGGCGCGGTGGGCGAACGCGGCGCACACGTGGCCGGCTGGCTGGCCGAGGAGGGCGCCGACCACGTGGTCCTCGCCGGTGCCGACGCCGAGCAGGCGGCGGTCGTTCAGGAGCGGGTGACCGCCGCGGGCGCCAAGGTGACCGTGCTGCCCGACCACGTGGCGGACTGCCCCGACCTGGCCGTCCGGATCGGCCAGCTCGCGCGTCTGAGCCATGTCACCGCCCTCGTGCACATCGCGCAGCCGACGGCGGTGGGCGTCCCGCTGGCCGAGACCGAGCCCGCCGAGCTGGCGCGGGCCGTGCGCGCGGAGACCGGACTGGCCCGGATTCTCGACGGGGCGCTCACCGCTCCGGAGCTCGAGGCCTTCGTGGTGTTCTCCTCCACCGCGGCCACCTGGGGCAGCGGCGGCTTCGCCGTCCACGCGGCGGTCGGTGCCGCCATGGACGCGATCGTGGAGGCGCGCAGGCAGCGAGGCCTGCCCGGCACCTCCATCGCCTGGGTGCCGTGGGCCGGCGCGGTCCCGGGGGCCGGCGACGAGCAGTTGCGCCGCCGCGGCGTCCGGCCGTTGCGCCCCGGCCGGGCCGTGCTCGCCCTCCAGCAGGCGCTGGACCACGACGACACCTGCGTGGCCATCGCCGACATCGACTGGGCGCGGTTCACGCCCGCCTTCACCATCGCCCGGCGCAGCGCGCTGCTGACCGGAATCCCCGAGGCGCGCGCGGTGCTCGCCGCCCCCGTGGCGGAGGCCCAGCCGGGTGAGTCTCCGGCCGCCCTGGCCGCCCGGTTGGAGAGCTGCTCGGCGCCCGACCGTTATCAGCTGCTGCTCGAACTGGTGCGTGGCCGTGCGGCGTCGGTGCTCGGTCATGCGTCGGCCGGCTCCGTCGACCTCGACCGGGACTTCCTTGAGCAGGGTTTCGATTCGCTGACGGCGCTGGAGCTGCGCGACAGCCTGCAGGCGGGGATCGGCCTCGACGGCCTCTCCGGCACGCTTCTCTTCGACCACCCCACGCCGTCCGAGCTGGCCCGGCACCTGTCGGCCCTGCTCGCCGACGGCAACACCGGGGGCGACGGCGGGGCCGCGGGCACATCGCCCACCGTCCCCCCGGCCACCGCCGGCCCGGCGGCCGGGAACAGCGGCGGCATCCTTGGTCCGCTGTTCCGACACACCCGCTCCCTGGGGGAGTCCACGGAGTACGCGAAGGCCCTGCTGCGACTCGCCGAGTTCCGCCCGGTCTACACGGACCCGGCCGAGCTGCCCCGGCCCGCCTCCGTCGTCCGCCTGGCGTCGGGCAGGGGACGGGATGCGTCCGGCGGCCGGCGGGGCGGGTCCGGCGAGGAACTGCCCCCGCTCTTCTGCTGCTGCACGATGTCGATGCTCTCCGGAGCGCACGAGTACGCGAGGCTCGCGGCCGGATTCCGCGGGTCGCGCAGTGTGTACGCGCTGCCGCACCCGGGCTTCGCCGACGGCGAGACGCTGCCCGCTTCCTTCGACGTCCTGATGCGTACGCACGCCGCCTCGGTCCTGCGCACCGCGGGGGACGGGCCGTTCGTCCTGACCGGCCACTCGGGCGGCGCACAGCTGGCCAACTCCCTCGCACACGAGCTGGCCGGGCAGGGCCGCCCGCCCGCCGCCGTCGTGCTCCTGGACAGCTATCCCACGGAGAGCGAAGTGATGGCGCAGTGGGTCCCCGAGCTCCTGGACGGAATGCTCGAACGGGACAGCGCCTACACGCCGATGGACGACTTCCGCACCACCGCGTGGGCTGCGTATCTGCCGCTCCTGCACGGCGTGGCGCCGCAGCCGGTCGAGGTGCCCACGCTCCTCATGCGGGCGAGTACCCCCCTGCGCGAGTGGACGGGGGAGGGCGACTGGCGCGCTTTCTGGCCCCTGCCGCACACGGCCGTCGACGCACCGGGTGACCACTTCACCCTGATCGGCGACCACGCGGCGGACGTCGCCCGGCAGATGCAGGAATGGCTCAGGAGCGAGGGCTGCTGA
- a CDS encoding TauD/TfdA family dioxygenase — MVPPRLRQALRQFTWNSGREAMLLVRNLPVDPETVPDTPAVRGSVQRESSTSAAALVLIAMAMGEVVAFDKEKSGALVQDVVPVPGMEEFQGNAGSIKLNMHTENAFHEHKPDLVGLMCLRNDHENIAGLRVASVRNAIPLLSDRVREILHQPRFVTVAPASFELEDEMQEPHGILSGSVEDPNLKVDFSSTLPVDDEAGEAMAQLESVIEQIAHTLIMRPGDLAFVDNRLALHGRNAFQPRYDGRDRWLQRVFVHLDFRRSRAMRQRDGQVLGAA; from the coding sequence ATGGTGCCGCCGCGTCTGCGGCAGGCGTTGCGCCAATTCACCTGGAATTCCGGTCGCGAGGCCATGCTGCTGGTCCGCAATCTGCCGGTGGACCCCGAGACGGTGCCCGACACCCCGGCGGTCCGCGGGTCGGTGCAGCGCGAGAGCAGCACGTCGGCCGCCGCGCTCGTCCTCATCGCCATGGCGATGGGTGAGGTGGTCGCGTTCGACAAGGAGAAGTCGGGCGCGCTCGTCCAGGACGTGGTGCCGGTTCCCGGAATGGAGGAGTTCCAGGGAAACGCGGGCTCCATCAAGCTCAACATGCATACGGAGAACGCGTTTCACGAGCACAAGCCCGACCTGGTCGGCCTGATGTGCCTGCGCAACGACCACGAGAACATCGCGGGGCTACGGGTGGCCTCCGTGCGCAACGCGATCCCGCTGCTGTCCGACCGCGTCAGGGAAATCCTCCACCAGCCCCGCTTCGTCACCGTCGCGCCCGCGTCCTTCGAGCTGGAGGACGAAATGCAGGAGCCGCACGGAATCCTCAGCGGAAGTGTCGAGGACCCCAATCTGAAGGTGGACTTCAGCAGCACGCTCCCGGTCGACGACGAGGCCGGCGAGGCGATGGCGCAACTCGAGTCGGTCATCGAGCAGATTGCCCACACGCTGATCATGCGCCCCGGTGACCTCGCGTTCGTGGACAACCGACTCGCCCTGCACGGGCGCAATGCCTTCCAGCCGCGGTACGACGGCCGGGACCGCTGGCTGCAACGCGTCTTCGTGCACCTGGACTTCCGCAGGTCCCGCGCCATGCGGCAACGGGACGGTCAGGTCCTCGGCGCCGCCTGA
- a CDS encoding amino acid adenylation domain-containing protein: protein MSAGEDDSTYSRPVSPTETWFLVYPDSVPGVIQIVIEGAGHIDPDGLTRAVEIASRACPGARLTRQGMTWVDSGTAPAVRVLPDNSLDPRTFAGTERLHSPLMGRDGGPTCEILLQPGDTSDTLVLRAFHAVMDGQGVRAWADDVFRVLRGEEPLGAPSRITESELIEQVGAPESRDIEPDLDWPSSLGSRPQGQHAFFWRRRTVDGTHPALVAKIALAVTQACGLSTGRFLVPVDLRRYLPGVRSTGNLTNNPLYEVRAGSSWEQAHEQLLSILAGRQDLAARVDPTLPTQDLTVLSRQIMGLDAFSAQHDRYSSLATLSHVGKVDLAGFSTDTFHATTVYSLPNAGPLGPPEINAVECGGRTEITIGWYDGPQTPERAEALLDRIEEALSPRDRREWGANDTARPLAHPGTVVQQFQEQADRAPEAIALTGPEGDVTFRQLSARADAVAAELLDRGVGRDTLVGLLAGRTVAGMAAIWGVLKAGAAYLPLDPQQPDHRLADLVTDAGVTVCLTERVYADREFTGPAGAQTVLLEDLAESTRRPSGVDVRPEDLAYVIYTSGSTGRPKGVEIEHRQLTTFVSWATRVYGVDATSRFPLFTSLAFDLSNTALFLPLLAGGSIALVPDEPNHVVLRDMLENSGANALKLTPTHLDLISRFDLAPSGFRSVIAGGELLRTSVADRAQRLFGPDCGIFNEYGPTETTIGCMTRRYDAERDAGRPSVPIGVPTDNTRIHLLDGDGGFVAPGEVGEMHLAGDQLARGYRGRPDLDRERFTALADGTRVYRSGDLARMLPSGELESVGRNDEQVKVLGYRIEPAEIARTLEEHPAVATAFVTGLVKPGTRDKVLCAYVVLRGEATVEELTAHVRERLPRYMVPTATFVVPDLPRTVNEKVEVSALPVPFEGPAAASATAGPTTRSEAEDAVAKIWARVLAVDVDLLGADADFHRLGGNSATLLAMLAAVSADVVGIEREKDFMARLPEIIAGPTLARVAELAEQARADSGVGGA from the coding sequence ATGTCCGCGGGTGAGGACGACAGCACCTACAGCCGACCTGTCTCACCCACGGAGACATGGTTCCTGGTCTACCCCGACTCGGTTCCCGGCGTCATCCAGATCGTGATCGAGGGCGCGGGACACATCGATCCCGACGGGCTGACCCGCGCGGTGGAGATCGCGTCCCGGGCCTGTCCCGGGGCGCGGTTGACCCGGCAGGGCATGACATGGGTGGACAGCGGCACGGCCCCGGCCGTTCGGGTGCTGCCCGACAACTCCCTCGACCCGCGCACCTTCGCGGGCACCGAGCGGCTGCACAGCCCGCTCATGGGCCGCGACGGAGGCCCCACCTGCGAGATCCTGCTGCAGCCGGGTGACACGTCGGACACGCTGGTCCTGCGGGCCTTCCACGCCGTCATGGACGGCCAGGGCGTGCGCGCCTGGGCCGACGACGTCTTCCGCGTGCTGCGCGGCGAGGAACCGCTCGGCGCCCCCTCGCGCATCACGGAGTCCGAGCTGATCGAGCAGGTCGGCGCCCCCGAGAGCCGCGACATCGAGCCCGATCTCGACTGGCCGTCGTCGCTCGGCTCCCGCCCTCAGGGACAGCACGCCTTCTTCTGGCGGCGGCGCACCGTCGACGGCACGCACCCGGCGCTGGTGGCGAAGATCGCGCTGGCCGTCACCCAGGCCTGCGGGCTGAGCACCGGACGCTTCCTCGTCCCGGTCGACCTGCGCAGGTACCTGCCCGGCGTCCGCTCGACCGGCAACCTCACCAACAACCCGCTGTACGAGGTGCGCGCGGGCTCCAGTTGGGAGCAGGCGCACGAGCAGCTCCTGTCGATCCTCGCCGGTCGCCAGGACCTCGCGGCCCGTGTCGACCCGACGCTGCCCACCCAGGACCTGACCGTGCTGAGCCGGCAGATCATGGGACTCGACGCGTTCTCCGCACAGCACGACCGCTACAGCAGCCTGGCAACGCTGTCACACGTCGGCAAGGTGGACCTGGCCGGCTTCAGCACGGACACGTTCCACGCCACGACGGTGTACTCGCTGCCCAACGCCGGGCCTCTCGGCCCGCCCGAGATCAACGCGGTGGAGTGCGGCGGGCGAACGGAGATCACCATCGGCTGGTACGACGGCCCGCAGACCCCCGAGCGGGCCGAGGCGCTGCTCGACCGGATCGAGGAAGCCCTGTCCCCGCGCGACCGCCGCGAGTGGGGCGCCAACGACACCGCACGTCCCCTCGCCCACCCCGGCACGGTGGTCCAGCAGTTCCAGGAGCAGGCCGACCGGGCCCCGGAGGCGATCGCGCTGACCGGCCCCGAAGGGGATGTGACGTTCCGTCAGTTGAGCGCGCGGGCGGACGCCGTCGCGGCCGAGCTGCTCGACCGCGGTGTCGGCCGCGACACCCTCGTGGGACTCCTCGCGGGCCGCACGGTCGCGGGCATGGCCGCCATCTGGGGCGTGCTCAAGGCCGGCGCGGCGTATCTGCCGCTCGACCCGCAGCAGCCCGACCACCGGCTCGCCGACCTGGTGACGGACGCCGGGGTGACGGTCTGCCTGACCGAACGCGTCTACGCCGACCGGGAGTTCACCGGGCCGGCCGGAGCGCAGACGGTGCTGCTCGAGGACCTCGCGGAGTCCACGCGCAGGCCGTCCGGCGTCGACGTGCGGCCCGAGGACCTCGCGTACGTGATCTACACATCGGGGTCGACCGGCCGCCCCAAGGGCGTCGAGATCGAGCACCGCCAGCTGACCACCTTCGTCAGCTGGGCGACCCGGGTCTACGGCGTGGACGCGACCTCCCGGTTCCCGCTGTTCACCTCGCTCGCCTTCGACCTGTCCAACACGGCGCTCTTCCTGCCGCTCCTCGCGGGCGGTTCGATCGCGCTGGTGCCGGACGAGCCCAACCATGTGGTCCTGCGGGACATGCTGGAGAACTCGGGTGCCAACGCGCTCAAGCTCACCCCCACCCACCTCGACCTCATCAGCCGCTTCGATCTCGCCCCGAGCGGATTCCGCTCCGTCATCGCGGGCGGCGAGCTGCTGCGGACCTCGGTCGCGGACCGCGCCCAGCGGCTCTTCGGGCCGGACTGCGGGATCTTCAACGAGTACGGGCCCACCGAGACGACCATCGGCTGCATGACGCGGCGCTACGACGCGGAGCGCGACGCCGGACGGCCCTCCGTGCCCATCGGCGTGCCCACCGACAACACCCGGATCCATCTGCTCGACGGCGACGGCGGCTTCGTCGCCCCGGGCGAGGTGGGGGAGATGCACCTGGCCGGCGACCAGCTGGCGCGGGGCTACCGCGGCCGCCCCGACCTCGACCGCGAACGGTTCACGGCCCTGGCCGACGGCACCCGCGTCTACCGCAGCGGCGACCTGGCCCGCATGCTCCCGTCGGGCGAGCTGGAGTCCGTAGGTCGCAACGACGAGCAGGTGAAGGTGCTCGGCTACCGCATCGAACCCGCCGAGATCGCCCGGACCCTGGAGGAACACCCCGCGGTGGCCACGGCGTTCGTGACCGGCCTGGTCAAGCCGGGCACGCGGGACAAGGTCCTGTGCGCCTACGTCGTGCTGCGCGGCGAGGCGACCGTCGAGGAGCTCACCGCACACGTCAGGGAGCGCCTGCCGCGCTACATGGTGCCCACCGCGACGTTCGTCGTCCCCGACCTGCCCCGCACCGTCAACGAGAAGGTCGAGGTCTCGGCGCTGCCCGTGCCCTTCGAGGGACCGGCGGCCGCCTCCGCGACGGCGGGTCCCACGACGCGCAGCGAGGCCGAGGACGCGGTGGCCAAGATCTGGGCCCGGGTCCTTGCGGTGGACGTCGACCTGCTCGGCGCGGACGCGGACTTCCACCGGCTCGGCGGCAACTCCGCCACGCTCCTCGCGATGCTGGCCGCAGTCAGCGCGGACGTCGTGGGCATCGAGCGGGAGAAGGACTTCATGGCCCGGCTGCCGGAGATCATCGCAGGCCCCACCCTGGCCAGGGTGGCAGAACTGGCCGAACAGGCGCGCGCGGACAGCGGGGTGGGCGGTGCCTGA
- a CDS encoding metallophosphoesterase yields the protein MPDPRPGSLVAISDLHIRYDENRAIVDALRPGSDQDWLIVAGDIGERVSDIEWALRTLRDRFAKVVWAPGNHELWTAPDDPVQLRGEQRYLHLVDLCRGLGVATPEDPYPIWQGEGGPAAVAPLFLLYDYTFRPAGTYSKAAALELAERAGVVCSDEFLLHPDPYPSREAWCRARVRATEARLEALPADLPTVLVNHFPLVREPTRILWRQEFALWCGTTATHDWHRRFRARAVVYGHLHIPRVIRCDGVPHQEVSLGYPREWRRRPGEPGRLVPVLPAAVPV from the coding sequence GTGCCTGACCCACGACCGGGCAGCCTGGTCGCGATCAGCGACCTCCACATCCGCTACGACGAGAACAGGGCGATCGTCGACGCCCTGCGGCCCGGATCCGACCAGGACTGGCTGATCGTCGCGGGCGACATCGGCGAGCGCGTCTCCGATATCGAGTGGGCGCTGCGCACCTTGCGCGACCGGTTCGCCAAAGTGGTGTGGGCACCGGGCAACCACGAACTGTGGACGGCACCCGACGATCCGGTCCAACTCCGCGGGGAGCAGCGCTATCTCCACCTCGTCGACCTCTGCCGCGGACTCGGCGTGGCCACACCCGAGGACCCCTATCCGATCTGGCAGGGAGAGGGCGGCCCGGCCGCGGTCGCCCCACTGTTCCTGCTGTACGACTACACCTTCCGGCCCGCCGGGACGTACTCCAAGGCGGCGGCGCTGGAACTGGCAGAGCGGGCCGGAGTGGTCTGCAGCGACGAGTTCCTGCTGCACCCCGACCCCTACCCGAGCAGGGAGGCGTGGTGCCGCGCCCGGGTGCGGGCGACCGAGGCCCGGCTGGAGGCGCTGCCGGCGGATCTGCCCACCGTCCTTGTCAACCACTTCCCTCTGGTGCGCGAACCCACCCGGATCCTGTGGCGCCAGGAGTTCGCGCTGTGGTGCGGGACGACGGCCACGCACGACTGGCACCGGCGCTTCCGTGCCAGGGCCGTGGTCTACGGACATCTGCACATTCCGCGGGTGATCCGGTGCGACGGCGTACCGCACCAGGAGGTCTCTCTCGGCTATCCCCGTGAGTGGCGTCGCCGTCCGGGCGAGCCCGGCCGACTGGTGCCGGTCCTGCCGGCGGCCGTTCCCGTGTGA